One region of Salinibacterium sp. TMP30 genomic DNA includes:
- a CDS encoding ATP-binding cassette domain-containing protein — MIEVSNLTKRFADVTAVNDISFTVQPGKVTGFLGPNGAGKTTTMRAIAGLDRPSAGTARVNGKRLADHRAPLHEIGLLLNAGHVHPGRSAKNHLLALAATHGIGRTRVREVIELTGLESVANKRAGTFSLGMGQRLGIAGALLGDPATLVMDEPINGLDPDGVLWVRQLLRELAAGGRTVFLSSHLMSEMAMSADHLIVIGRGQLIADSPIAEVLAGADKSRVLVRTNDAARLAVALAAPSVTVTTVAHDELEIIGIDAGVIARIAADAGVLLHELSTHTASLEDAYMSLTRSSVEFTSGAAV, encoded by the coding sequence ATGATCGAGGTTAGTAATCTCACCAAGAGGTTTGCCGACGTGACGGCCGTGAACGACATTTCATTCACGGTTCAACCCGGCAAGGTGACCGGATTCCTTGGCCCCAACGGCGCGGGAAAGACCACAACAATGCGGGCCATCGCCGGACTTGACCGTCCGAGTGCCGGCACGGCTAGGGTCAACGGTAAGCGGCTCGCAGATCACCGCGCGCCGCTGCACGAGATCGGCCTGTTGTTGAATGCGGGTCACGTGCACCCGGGCCGCAGCGCGAAGAACCACCTGCTCGCGCTTGCCGCGACTCACGGGATCGGACGCACGAGGGTGCGCGAGGTCATCGAGCTGACCGGACTGGAATCGGTGGCCAACAAGCGTGCTGGCACCTTCTCGCTCGGCATGGGCCAGCGGCTCGGTATCGCTGGGGCACTTCTCGGCGACCCCGCCACCCTCGTCATGGACGAACCGATCAATGGCCTCGATCCAGACGGTGTTCTCTGGGTTCGCCAGTTGCTGCGCGAACTGGCGGCCGGCGGCCGCACCGTGTTTCTTTCCTCGCACCTGATGAGCGAGATGGCCATGAGTGCCGACCACCTGATCGTCATCGGTCGCGGCCAGCTCATCGCTGACTCGCCGATCGCCGAGGTGCTGGCGGGCGCAGACAAGAGCCGGGTGCTCGTTCGCACTAACGACGCTGCGCGTCTGGCTGTAGCCCTTGCCGCGCCCTCGGTCACCGTGACGACCGTCGCCCACGATGAGCTAGAGATCATCGGCATCGACGCCGGCGTCATCGCGCGCATCGCGGCAGACGCCGGCGTGCTGCTCCACGAGCTCTCTACCCACACGGCGTCGCTCGAGGACGCCTACATGTCACTCACCCGGTCATCGGTGGAATTCACCTCAGGGGCTGCGGTTTGA
- a CDS encoding SCO6880 family protein: MSSSNDVYNRPVRLSRRSSQGVFLGLDGWAFTTIAAALAIAVISTTRYGFVGFFASAIIWAPMGIASFIPIQGMPASKLAALWISKQVRHATGGTKTRFRPERPRVAATLNLPGKLANVQLWDSDDFTSAYNPGDRTVSITAELDVDGFLMMDNADRYDLSQQLASVLTSFTQRAGIKRVSMQERTMPTTIRPARQHFEDTLARRGTDGTTAVAQNYRDVMDNAERFAVSHRNYLTLTLDLVALQSQLKSLGGGKHAIQTLAKLEAGNVGAALAAANINVRRWLDSRQWAAMARTALDIASVPMIQDRSDEQAGVSVDAIGPMAFDEPQGNNGVVLAEGAWHSTMWIHEWPRSMAQVGFIEPIVFARDPATDDAISHIFTLVLTPVSVKAALKRIRTEKKVWRGNQRLKAKRNDSDSAEDRADWQALDDQEESIVQGHGEYRYGGYLTVSAPTEERLASGIAGIRNAMSRVGMEGQILYCQQAEALFINAMPLGTGLK, from the coding sequence ATGTCCAGCAGCAACGACGTCTACAACCGCCCGGTGCGCCTGAGCCGCAGGTCGTCCCAAGGAGTCTTCCTCGGCCTCGACGGCTGGGCATTCACCACAATCGCAGCAGCACTGGCGATCGCTGTCATCTCTACAACCCGCTACGGGTTCGTAGGGTTCTTCGCCAGCGCCATCATCTGGGCACCCATGGGGATAGCGTCATTTATCCCTATACAGGGAATGCCGGCATCCAAACTTGCGGCCCTCTGGATCTCCAAGCAAGTTAGGCACGCCACAGGTGGGACGAAGACCCGCTTCCGGCCTGAGCGGCCTCGCGTGGCCGCGACGCTGAATCTGCCGGGCAAGCTGGCAAACGTTCAACTGTGGGACTCAGACGACTTCACCTCGGCCTATAACCCTGGCGATCGAACTGTCTCGATCACCGCCGAGTTAGACGTCGACGGATTCCTGATGATGGACAATGCTGACCGGTACGACCTCTCGCAGCAACTCGCCTCAGTACTGACCTCGTTCACCCAGCGTGCCGGCATCAAGCGAGTCTCGATGCAAGAACGCACCATGCCGACCACAATTAGGCCGGCACGGCAGCATTTCGAAGACACGTTGGCGCGTCGAGGCACCGATGGCACGACCGCCGTAGCGCAGAACTACCGCGACGTGATGGACAACGCCGAACGCTTCGCCGTCTCACACCGTAACTACCTCACACTGACCCTCGACCTGGTCGCGCTGCAGTCGCAGCTGAAAAGCCTCGGAGGTGGCAAGCACGCTATTCAGACACTCGCCAAGCTCGAAGCAGGCAACGTCGGAGCGGCTCTCGCGGCCGCGAACATCAACGTCCGTCGTTGGCTCGACTCCCGCCAGTGGGCAGCGATGGCCCGAACCGCACTCGACATCGCTTCGGTACCGATGATCCAAGATCGCTCTGACGAGCAGGCCGGCGTCTCGGTCGACGCAATCGGGCCGATGGCGTTTGACGAACCTCAAGGCAACAACGGGGTCGTGCTCGCCGAAGGTGCATGGCACTCGACGATGTGGATACACGAGTGGCCTCGAAGCATGGCGCAGGTGGGATTTATCGAACCCATCGTCTTCGCCCGCGACCCGGCTACCGATGATGCGATCAGCCACATCTTCACCCTCGTGCTGACCCCGGTTTCCGTAAAAGCAGCCCTCAAACGCATCCGCACCGAGAAAAAAGTATGGCGTGGAAACCAACGCTTGAAAGCAAAACGAAATGACAGCGACTCCGCTGAGGACCGTGCTGACTGGCAGGCGCTGGATGACCAAGAGGAATCCATCGTCCAGGGCCACGGGGAATACCGCTATGGCGGCTACCTCACGGTCAGCGCCCCAACAGAGGAACGGCTCGCATCCGGCATCGCCGGCATCCGAAACGCGATGTCCCGTGTGGGAATGGAGGGCCAGATTCTTTACTGCCAGCAAGCAGAAGCACTGTTCATCAACGCAATGCCACTCGGAACGGGACTGAAGTAA
- a CDS encoding M23 family metallopeptidase yields MAAPVVVKLAVSLGLKPALRLLVVGLAGIAGALLLSLPLLLGVVNATPATTPPDNATGGPLIVGEWGAPQSGYFETAAFGYPDRSDCFVCSEFHKGIDLSAGCGSPIYAAGPGTVVAAGWNSGGYGNWVNIDHGGGYVTVYGHMVNGGVLTTLGKTVQAGDQIGIEGTTGLSSGCHLHFELNVNGQPVDPRPFMLQHGISL; encoded by the coding sequence ATGGCGGCGCCTGTCGTCGTAAAGCTCGCCGTTTCATTGGGTCTGAAACCCGCATTGCGGCTACTCGTAGTGGGCTTAGCGGGAATCGCTGGCGCGTTGTTGCTCTCGCTTCCGCTTCTCTTGGGAGTCGTCAACGCGACCCCCGCGACTACTCCGCCGGATAACGCCACTGGTGGGCCGCTGATTGTGGGCGAGTGGGGCGCCCCCCAGAGCGGATATTTTGAGACGGCAGCATTCGGATACCCGGACCGCTCCGACTGCTTCGTGTGTTCCGAGTTTCACAAGGGGATCGACCTGTCTGCGGGTTGCGGCAGCCCTATCTACGCCGCTGGCCCTGGAACTGTTGTCGCCGCCGGGTGGAACTCCGGCGGTTACGGCAACTGGGTCAACATCGATCACGGTGGCGGGTACGTCACCGTTTACGGCCACATGGTCAATGGCGGCGTCTTGACCACGCTCGGCAAGACCGTGCAAGCCGGCGACCAGATCGGCATCGAGGGCACAACCGGCCTCTCCAGCGGTTGCCACCTGCACTTTGAGCTCAACGTCAACGGGCAGCCTGTCGATCCCCGACCCTTCATGCTGCAGCACGGCATCTCCCTCTAA
- a CDS encoding helix-turn-helix transcriptional regulator yields MANASTLVRAARKSRRLTQEQLAARSLIDQGSVSRSERGRDASFETIDRLLAGAGHRLYSAPTRRDDAATVATEIRRQLNAGDKDRALRALLQLNDNLVAEHGLVRGILGLAEPESTRDPVWDAAIAALVAWRLCDDGIPVPAWVDLPSRFLSTPRTLEVDPADPVPALAEVPVEFAKRGVLAWRATFESV; encoded by the coding sequence ATGGCGAACGCATCGACGCTGGTCCGCGCCGCCCGGAAGAGTCGTCGTCTTACCCAAGAACAGCTTGCGGCTCGTTCGCTCATTGACCAAGGCAGCGTTTCTCGGTCCGAGCGCGGACGCGATGCAAGCTTCGAAACCATCGACCGGCTGCTTGCTGGGGCCGGGCATCGACTGTACTCGGCTCCTACTCGGCGGGATGACGCAGCAACGGTAGCGACAGAAATCCGTCGACAACTCAACGCCGGTGACAAAGACAGGGCTCTTCGCGCCCTGCTGCAACTCAACGACAATCTTGTGGCCGAGCACGGACTTGTACGGGGGATACTTGGGCTCGCAGAGCCCGAGTCAACTCGCGACCCGGTGTGGGATGCGGCGATCGCAGCCCTCGTAGCTTGGCGACTTTGCGACGACGGAATCCCTGTGCCGGCATGGGTCGACCTCCCGAGTCGGTTTCTGAGTACTCCCCGAACTCTCGAAGTGGATCCGGCCGATCCTGTTCCTGCACTTGCTGAAGTCCCCGTCGAGTTCGCCAAACGAGGCGTTCTTGCGTGGCGCGCGACGTTCGAGAGCGTGTGA
- a CDS encoding histidine kinase: MFNPLPKLRWLVEPSFAIIFFALWIVAEIGRSGGAPWPSFPFTVGLLAASIGVARSFPRVALALTGIVLVVQLFVPSTRFIGTTWPIYLAVLITCLIISATAAGRVRWLSLPATAGYFILITGLMTIPSLSDGYGLASWAGVGLPEAHIVGNFLAVLLPSLVSTAAAWFIGFGFRASRLKRASDIKLGEAEGELRSAEIDLIITRERDRIAQDVHDIMAHSLAVIIAQADGARFIGPSRPGVVNESLERIAASARASLSEVRMLIESLVDDPEGHSNPTLANLDDLVLRMSGAGLSATVTQFGEQVTLTASQELAVYRIVQEGLTNALKHAGAGPTARVTMDWRGPGLALTIESSGTPPQQTNTEPHTIKQGRGIYGMRERARLAGGWLTAGSEADIPGGYLVTAFVPTAWSPTPTVEAEMATMPQQGTSTQ; encoded by the coding sequence ATGTTCAATCCACTTCCCAAGCTTCGCTGGCTCGTCGAGCCGTCGTTTGCGATCATCTTCTTCGCCCTCTGGATCGTTGCCGAAATTGGCCGTTCGGGTGGCGCACCCTGGCCAAGTTTCCCGTTCACCGTAGGTTTACTCGCTGCGTCGATTGGCGTCGCACGCAGTTTTCCTAGAGTGGCGCTGGCGCTTACTGGCATTGTGCTTGTGGTTCAGCTCTTCGTACCATCGACACGATTTATTGGGACGACCTGGCCGATCTACCTCGCCGTTCTCATCACCTGCTTGATCATCAGTGCGACCGCAGCAGGACGGGTCCGCTGGCTCTCTCTTCCCGCGACCGCCGGCTACTTCATCCTCATCACGGGCCTGATGACGATCCCCTCCCTTTCGGATGGCTACGGATTGGCGTCCTGGGCAGGAGTGGGGCTTCCCGAAGCTCATATTGTCGGCAACTTCCTTGCAGTTCTGCTGCCAAGTCTTGTGTCAACAGCGGCAGCGTGGTTCATTGGCTTCGGCTTCAGGGCTTCGCGGTTGAAACGAGCCAGCGATATCAAGCTCGGAGAGGCCGAAGGAGAGTTGCGATCTGCGGAAATTGACCTGATTATTACGAGAGAACGTGACCGCATCGCACAGGATGTTCATGACATCATGGCTCATTCGTTAGCTGTGATAATTGCGCAGGCGGATGGTGCGAGGTTCATCGGCCCGTCCCGACCTGGGGTGGTCAATGAATCACTTGAGCGGATCGCCGCGTCGGCTCGAGCATCACTGTCTGAGGTGAGGATGCTGATCGAGTCGCTAGTAGATGACCCGGAGGGTCATTCGAATCCCACCCTCGCGAATCTGGATGATCTGGTGCTGAGGATGTCCGGGGCTGGCCTGTCGGCCACGGTAACGCAGTTCGGCGAGCAAGTCACACTCACTGCCAGTCAGGAGTTAGCGGTTTACCGCATCGTGCAGGAGGGTCTGACAAACGCACTCAAGCACGCCGGTGCCGGCCCGACCGCACGTGTGACGATGGACTGGCGCGGCCCCGGTCTTGCTCTTACGATCGAATCAAGCGGGACTCCCCCGCAACAAACCAACACCGAACCGCACACCATAAAGCAGGGCCGCGGGATCTACGGTATGCGTGAGCGTGCACGACTTGCGGGAGGGTGGCTCACCGCAGGTAGCGAAGCGGATATACCGGGGGGATACTTGGTTACCGCCTTCGTGCCGACAGCGTGGAGTCCTACGCCAACCGTCGAAGCAGAGATGGCTACGATGCCACAACAGGGTACGAGTACACAGTGA
- a CDS encoding AAA family ATPase codes for MSTLEMTADVAASGTAATVSIAGKPAETVQYAREDQLRSGIIQRATEVAREHGDNVRLTSKQSNGVFSFLVSGDGRISPDNRAEPQPHTAHVEPLRRTRPMTSEREVQVPIAPEPEPALEVEEEAPEEGRRSFLADDSAALPPASGWRGLITRTTGIKIAPSAAEQERLMAIRAVSQHWAGGRSIAVVNGKGGVGKTLTTAMLSAVFARHGGSGVIAWDNNDTRGTLGWRTERSSHNATIQDLGGVTERLMQPTATIGDLALYVHHQSADMYDVLRSNPKLLASDQRLTATEFDALNEVIKKYSRMVIFDTGNDESSERWLRMIDHCDQLVVPTSPSGEAAESAALLLEELSQRDERSAKLVKNAVVVVTVAERSTPATEVARIVSGFEKVAPRTVVIPFEPSLKSGALRFDSLKPSTKNAWIAAGAAVAESLNEQHA; via the coding sequence ATGAGCACCCTCGAAATGACAGCCGACGTTGCCGCGAGCGGCACCGCAGCCACTGTGAGCATCGCTGGCAAGCCAGCCGAAACCGTCCAGTACGCACGTGAGGACCAGCTCCGCAGCGGAATCATCCAGAGAGCCACAGAAGTTGCTCGCGAGCACGGTGACAACGTTCGCCTGACCTCGAAACAATCCAACGGGGTCTTCAGCTTCTTAGTCTCAGGTGACGGCCGCATCAGCCCCGACAACAGGGCTGAACCTCAACCACACACCGCACACGTAGAGCCACTGCGCAGAACCCGACCGATGACATCGGAACGAGAAGTGCAAGTCCCTATCGCCCCGGAACCCGAGCCGGCCCTCGAGGTAGAGGAAGAAGCGCCCGAAGAAGGGCGCCGGTCGTTCCTCGCCGACGACAGTGCGGCACTTCCACCAGCATCTGGATGGCGCGGTCTGATCACCCGCACAACGGGCATCAAGATTGCCCCTTCCGCTGCAGAGCAAGAGCGCCTAATGGCTATCCGGGCCGTCAGCCAGCACTGGGCCGGCGGCCGCTCGATTGCCGTCGTCAATGGCAAAGGTGGAGTCGGAAAAACGCTGACTACCGCGATGCTCTCCGCAGTATTCGCGCGTCACGGTGGCTCAGGGGTAATCGCCTGGGACAACAACGACACTCGCGGAACACTCGGCTGGAGAACGGAACGCTCCAGCCATAACGCCACCATCCAAGACCTTGGCGGCGTAACCGAACGGCTCATGCAGCCGACAGCGACCATCGGGGATCTAGCGCTTTACGTTCACCACCAGAGTGCAGATATGTACGACGTTCTCCGCTCAAACCCCAAGCTTCTGGCCTCCGATCAGCGGCTCACCGCCACCGAATTTGATGCGCTGAACGAAGTCATCAAGAAGTACTCGCGGATGGTCATCTTCGATACAGGCAACGACGAATCGTCCGAGCGCTGGCTGCGGATGATCGACCACTGCGACCAGCTCGTAGTGCCGACTAGCCCATCGGGTGAGGCCGCAGAGTCCGCAGCTTTGCTGCTCGAGGAACTCAGCCAACGAGATGAACGTTCCGCAAAGCTAGTAAAGAACGCTGTCGTCGTCGTCACAGTCGCAGAGCGCTCAACTCCGGCGACTGAAGTCGCACGCATCGTGTCGGGCTTCGAGAAAGTTGCGCCACGCACCGTCGTGATTCCCTTCGAGCCGAGCTTGAAGTCTGGCGCTCTACGCTTCGACAGCTTGAAGCCATCCACGAAGAACGCCTGGATCGCGGCCGGCGCCGCAGTTGCCGAGAGCTTGAACGAGCAGCACGCATGA
- a CDS encoding response regulator transcription factor, with protein MTVIRVAIADDQQLFCSGIQMLIESQADLEFVGAAYDGEAAIVLAQSARPDVILMDIRMPIIDGIEATTRILGTQEGQPKIIMLTTFQRDEAVIRAIRAGAEGFLMKDTTPEFVLASIRTVHAGHSVIAPSSTVDLIRQRTNRTNREPAEEAIAVLSAREKEVFLLAARGLSNAEIAQAAYISESTAKSHIRSILAKLALTSRVQIVAHAYENGLLS; from the coding sequence GTGACAGTCATCCGAGTCGCGATCGCCGACGACCAGCAACTCTTCTGCTCCGGTATCCAGATGCTCATCGAATCGCAGGCAGATCTCGAATTCGTCGGAGCCGCATACGACGGAGAAGCCGCCATCGTTCTTGCACAAAGTGCTCGCCCCGACGTGATTCTGATGGACATCCGGATGCCAATCATCGACGGCATCGAAGCGACCACACGCATTCTTGGCACCCAAGAGGGCCAACCGAAAATCATCATGCTGACGACCTTCCAGCGCGACGAAGCTGTTATTCGCGCTATTCGCGCCGGCGCCGAGGGCTTCCTAATGAAAGACACCACACCAGAGTTCGTTCTCGCATCCATTCGCACGGTGCACGCTGGTCACTCCGTGATCGCACCCAGTAGTACTGTCGACCTCATTCGGCAGCGCACAAACCGAACCAATCGGGAACCAGCCGAAGAAGCGATCGCAGTTCTCTCCGCTCGCGAGAAAGAAGTATTCCTCCTCGCAGCGCGGGGACTCAGCAACGCAGAGATCGCCCAAGCCGCCTATATCAGCGAATCTACGGCCAAAAGCCACATCCGAAGCATCCTGGCGAAACTAGCGCTCACGTCGCGAGTGCAAATAGTGGCGCACGCCTACGAAAACGGGTTACTTAGTTGA
- a CDS encoding ABC transporter permease subunit yields MSVSTISPALGGAAAQPARGQLSFARVMRSEWIKFTTIRSTLWGVALALVGGAGLAGLMAYAFLVGPSLDSTLTAAEMFSEIGDRPALAVIGFDIKLTYALVAILGVLLISTERASGLWNATLVAVPSRTPALTAKLLLSGVAGTVLGFVAAVATVLITAPTLAHYGFEQPLLDPILAQVVVGAAVFTGLIGVMSTAVASVVRSTAAGAGIVLGLFLIVPSIVGLIPGEFAAQLAQLLPSAAGMMLLQPVDAIGWSMLATGFLVFLGWVVTSVVLALVLLKRKDV; encoded by the coding sequence ATGTCAGTCTCCACCATCTCCCCCGCTCTCGGGGGCGCCGCGGCGCAACCCGCACGCGGGCAGCTGAGCTTCGCGCGAGTCATGAGGTCTGAGTGGATCAAATTCACGACGATCCGATCCACCCTCTGGGGGGTCGCGCTCGCGCTCGTCGGCGGGGCCGGTCTCGCCGGCCTCATGGCGTATGCCTTCCTGGTCGGTCCGTCCCTCGACTCGACACTCACCGCGGCCGAGATGTTCAGCGAGATCGGCGACCGCCCCGCGCTCGCGGTCATCGGCTTCGACATCAAGCTCACCTACGCGCTCGTCGCAATCCTGGGCGTTCTCCTGATCAGTACCGAGCGCGCGTCGGGACTGTGGAACGCGACACTCGTCGCGGTTCCCTCCCGTACTCCCGCGCTCACCGCGAAGTTGCTGCTGAGCGGTGTCGCGGGCACCGTGCTGGGATTCGTCGCGGCCGTCGCGACGGTGCTGATCACGGCGCCGACCCTTGCGCATTACGGGTTCGAACAACCCCTTCTCGATCCGATTCTCGCGCAGGTGGTTGTCGGTGCGGCAGTGTTCACTGGCCTGATCGGTGTCATGTCAACCGCCGTGGCGTCGGTGGTCCGCAGCACAGCGGCGGGCGCTGGTATCGTGCTCGGGCTATTTCTCATCGTTCCCAGCATCGTCGGCCTCATTCCCGGCGAGTTCGCTGCGCAGCTGGCCCAGTTGCTGCCCAGCGCCGCTGGTATGATGCTGCTTCAGCCGGTGGATGCGATCGGCTGGTCGATGCTTGCGACGGGCTTCTTGGTCTTTCTCGGTTGGGTGGTCACGTCGGTCGTCCTTGCCTTGGTGCTCCTGAAGAGAAAAGACGTCTAG
- a CDS encoding helix-turn-helix domain-containing protein, whose product MPDENYWMRFPQVLSVAEVAGITRVSSVTVWRLLNSSKIPAHRIADAWIIYKEEVQAWAESGAESSKVHSPTRFLEGYPEELTIEDLTVLLGKTQQTVYKWLAAGSLAPTGWRVGRKWLLHKSSFIVLLENSSNQNGDFVGDGA is encoded by the coding sequence ATGCCTGACGAGAATTATTGGATGCGGTTCCCTCAGGTGCTGAGCGTTGCAGAGGTCGCTGGGATCACTCGCGTCTCCAGCGTTACAGTCTGGCGGCTGCTCAATAGCAGCAAAATCCCCGCGCACCGCATCGCTGATGCGTGGATTATCTATAAAGAGGAGGTTCAGGCGTGGGCTGAGAGCGGCGCGGAATCATCGAAGGTGCATTCGCCGACTAGGTTCCTTGAGGGGTATCCCGAAGAACTTACAATCGAAGATTTGACTGTATTGCTCGGCAAGACACAGCAAACGGTATACAAGTGGCTTGCAGCCGGGAGCCTTGCCCCAACGGGGTGGCGAGTCGGCCGGAAGTGGTTGCTCCACAAAAGCAGCTTTATCGTCCTCCTTGAGAACAGCAGCAACCAAAATGGCGATTTCGTTGGCGACGGAGCGTGA
- a CDS encoding TraM recognition domain-containing protein: MNTAKNWWVTPVLGLVAVILVINFACQAVTALVTKIICDSTAAPQSMFSGVGFAFFGETSSYVVDQGCSFPATPARIASIIVIALCVLPVVAGVVMWFRYRQSDGYFIQQLRGREGFAKGSEITKHLSAKAVLKQAKTLRPNLQKPAATDVGWRVGRSSGVDVYVSIEDSVALEGPPRSGKGYRILISAILDWAGPLVTTSTTNDNLAATMRPRAERGRVTVFDPQQLSGVSSALRISPVTGCDDPLVADQRAQAIIAGTALGSSQSNQEWAGAASSVLAQLLHAAAISGGGVKQLYHWGSNPGLARGAVDILRSDGAPGWAESLNGVLGGDPKLLSSSWFGVAAAVRPLGIPSLRAALSPKAGENFDPAEFLSGENTLYLIGSSGGAGAMGGFLGALLDDVVETARRKALATPGSRLALPLGLILDEIANMFAWPALPRVMADGGGRGICTMVVLQALSQAETAWSKAEADTIWSAATAKILLGGASDMGHLRDIEAMLGTRQLKRSSYSYNQQGASTSNQLERVPLMTVDEIRRMPQSMGLLAYRNRRGALLDLRGWTDRADSTSISTGKRTTEAEQQEQFRTQFAKAEPLALPGPEEPVELDYEETQN, translated from the coding sequence ATGAACACCGCGAAGAACTGGTGGGTGACGCCAGTTCTTGGCCTCGTCGCGGTGATCCTAGTGATCAACTTCGCGTGCCAAGCAGTAACCGCGCTAGTCACAAAGATCATCTGTGACAGCACTGCAGCACCTCAGTCCATGTTCTCCGGCGTCGGGTTCGCCTTCTTCGGTGAGACCTCAAGCTATGTGGTCGACCAGGGCTGCTCGTTTCCGGCAACGCCGGCACGTATTGCCAGCATCATCGTCATCGCCCTCTGCGTCTTGCCGGTAGTCGCCGGGGTCGTCATGTGGTTCAGATACCGCCAGTCAGACGGCTACTTCATCCAGCAGCTGCGCGGCCGAGAAGGGTTCGCGAAGGGTAGCGAGATCACCAAGCACCTCTCGGCGAAAGCCGTGCTGAAGCAAGCGAAAACACTCCGCCCAAACCTGCAGAAGCCTGCCGCCACGGACGTGGGATGGAGAGTCGGACGTTCGTCCGGTGTCGACGTATACGTCTCCATAGAAGACTCAGTAGCGCTAGAAGGTCCACCCCGATCCGGTAAGGGCTACCGCATCCTGATCTCGGCAATCCTCGATTGGGCAGGTCCCCTCGTTACAACGTCGACGACCAACGACAACTTGGCCGCGACGATGCGACCGCGCGCCGAGCGCGGCCGCGTGACAGTCTTTGACCCACAGCAACTTTCCGGCGTCAGCTCCGCCCTGCGCATCTCGCCGGTCACCGGATGTGACGACCCTCTCGTTGCCGATCAACGGGCACAGGCGATCATCGCTGGAACGGCCCTCGGGTCCAGCCAGTCCAATCAAGAATGGGCAGGCGCCGCGTCAAGCGTGCTGGCGCAACTGCTCCATGCTGCCGCGATCTCCGGCGGTGGAGTCAAACAGCTCTACCACTGGGGTTCAAACCCCGGTCTCGCCCGCGGTGCGGTCGATATTCTTCGCAGCGACGGCGCTCCAGGGTGGGCTGAAAGCCTCAACGGTGTTCTGGGCGGCGACCCCAAGCTTCTCTCGTCGTCCTGGTTCGGCGTGGCAGCAGCGGTGCGCCCGCTCGGCATCCCCTCCTTACGCGCAGCACTCTCCCCGAAAGCCGGAGAAAACTTTGACCCAGCCGAATTCCTCTCCGGCGAAAACACCCTCTATCTCATCGGCTCCAGCGGCGGAGCTGGGGCAATGGGAGGCTTCCTCGGCGCACTGTTGGACGACGTCGTCGAAACAGCCCGCCGCAAGGCACTGGCAACACCCGGCTCACGACTCGCCCTGCCGCTGGGCCTCATCCTCGACGAGATCGCGAATATGTTCGCGTGGCCAGCACTGCCACGAGTCATGGCTGACGGTGGCGGTCGCGGAATCTGCACGATGGTCGTCCTGCAGGCACTCTCGCAAGCGGAGACCGCCTGGTCAAAGGCAGAAGCAGACACCATCTGGTCCGCAGCAACCGCGAAGATCCTGCTCGGAGGCGCTTCAGATATGGGCCACCTGCGCGATATCGAAGCCATGCTCGGAACGCGACAGTTGAAACGTTCCTCCTACAGCTACAACCAGCAAGGAGCCTCGACCAGCAACCAGCTCGAAAGAGTCCCCTTGATGACCGTTGACGAGATTCGTCGCATGCCGCAATCGATGGGGTTGCTGGCCTACCGAAACCGACGCGGAGCACTCCTCGACCTCCGCGGGTGGACAGACCGGGCCGACAGCACGAGCATCTCAACCGGAAAGCGCACAACCGAAGCAGAACAGCAGGAACAGTTCCGCACGCAGTTCGCGAAAGCTGAGCCCCTTGCACTT